GCCTGAGAAACACAATCTTTCCAAGAACAATAACAGTTCCAGAATCATCTAGAATCTTCGCGAATTCGACACCTTGTTCACTACTCGAACAAATTCCAGAACAAATCTTAACAAATTCCGAATACGATATACAATTCTTTTCAATTTCCTTTAACCTCAACTTCACCATCTCCAATTGTGACAGCCTTAACACCTTCTTCACATCAGCCACCGTCAATTTCCCCTCCGGTGACTCCTCCGGCAACTCCTCTTTGGGCTTTATGAGTCCATCAAATTTGATTCTGTTTCTACTAATGTCCATTTGACGGAGTTTCTCAATGAGAGTTTCACCGGTGGGTAATGACCGTAGTTCCGGCGAGGTGGCCGGTGATGGGTACATAGGTTGCCGGTGGATTAATCGCCGGAATATTCCATTATTATTATCTCCATGTTCAGGGGAGATTCTTTTTTTATCAGGATGAGGTGGGGTAAGTGTTCTTTCAGCCATTGATGATGAAGATATACGACATGATGAAATGGAAAAACTGGTGGTTTTGCATGCATTGGAAAGACGTTGAGCTAACATTTTCTTGAACGCCATTGTTGATAGAAAAATAATAACTAGAGAGAAATTTTTGGTTTAGGGAAATAGCAGTTTGAATTGTTCAACGACGGATTATACAACGATGAAGAAAGGTGTACATGGGTTGTACATATTTATAGGTCCATTCTTTGTGACGAAATGACAGCTCAGCTACTATGTTGTTAATCCAAGTAAAAACGGATCGAGAATTTTAAATATGACGTAATAATTACT
Above is a genomic segment from Lycium barbarum isolate Lr01 chromosome 12, ASM1917538v2, whole genome shotgun sequence containing:
- the LOC132621854 gene encoding calcium uniporter protein 2, mitochondrial-like yields the protein MAFKKMLAQRLSNACKTTSFSISSCRISSSSMAERTLTPPHPDKKRISPEHGDNNNGIFRRLIHRQPMYPSPATSPELRSLPTGETLIEKLRQMDISRNRIKFDGLIKPKEELPEESPEGKLTVADVKKVLRLSQLEMVKLRLKEIEKNCISYSEFVKICSGICSSSEQGVEFAKILDDSGTVIVLGKIVFLRPDQVVKTLQALLPMPMTNPNDPQMMKELNQMEEEKTAIDKKAESLVRRELWCGLGYFVIQTAAFMRLTFWELSWDVMEPICFYVTSFYCMAGYTFFLRTSKEPSFEGFFQSRFLAKQKRLMKLRNFNLQRYNELRRACYPQSSSPPTLTFNSI